The Flavobacteriales bacterium DNA window TCTTACCTCATATCTGGGTCATCCGCACCGATAGTCTCGGCTGCATAGAGCCTGGCTGCCATCTCATCTCCGGTCTGCAAGAGCAGGTCATCGGCCTACAGGGCAGTATGGGCATAGCACCTAATCCATGGCAGCATGGGAATCCAATCCAGCTACTGTTCACCGCCCCGTCCAGCGGCATCATGCCTTACCAAGAGAAGACTACTCGGCTGGTGCTCTACGACCTGCAAGGAAGGTTGGTGTACGAGCAGGATATAGCTCCGCAACCCGGCCCTTCGACAAGCTCAGGGACCTACCATGTGGAACTGCATCCTCCTTCACTCGGAACTGGGAAATACATCCTTCACTGGATGAGCCTTGGCGGGGCATGGTACGATAGTGTGAAACTAGTGGTGGAGTGATGCCTGGTTGGGCTTCTATTTTCTCCTCAATGACTACTTTTGATAGATGGATCACTAAAAATCATCTCTTGGATCTCAGCGCACGTATCAGCGAACTGCTCTATCACTATGACTGTGTCATCGTGCCCGATCTAGGTGGATTTGTGACGGAATACCGTTCGGCACGTATCGATAAACTGCTTCATGTCATCCATCCGCCTTCCAAGGATCTGCGCTTCAATGCCCAGCTGACCAAGAACGATGGCCTACTCGCCCATGCCATATCCCAGGCCGAGAATATCAGCCATGAAGCGGCCAATGCCCAGATCAAAGAGGCGGTAGAAGGATATTTCACCGAGCTGGAAGAAGGACGCCCTGTGCAATTCGAAAAAGTAGGCATCCTCTATCTGGACTCGGAGAAGAATCTCCAATTCAGCCCCGATACCTCGGTCAACTATCTGCTGGAGTCCTTCCGACTGAAGAAGGTATACGCCCGTCCCGTTCTGCAGGAAGTTCCTGAGCACCAGGAAATAGATGTAGAGGAAGAGATCGAAGAAGCGGTCATAGATTTCGAACCGGAATTCGAAGTGGTGCATGAAATCGAAGCTGAAGAAGCTCCGGGACAAGAAGAAGAAGAACACATTCCAGTTATCCCACTGACCAAAAAAGAGGAAGGTAGCGGCTCTCGCAGGTGGCTCATCGCTGCGGCCATGGTCCCACTCTTATTCTACATTGCATGGGTAGGGGTACGCTCTGATGTCCTCCGGGATGGAACCATCCAATCCTCCGATCTGAATCCTTTCCACAAGCAGGTCCCGGCCGTCTATGAAGGCCGCACCAGTTCGCTGGATGTTGACCTCAATGAGAATGAGATCCCCAAACAGGAAGCCCTAGCCCCTATAAGCACCCCGGAAGCACCTGAAGAGGAGTTCACAGAAGACCTCACTCCGACCGAATCTCCTGAAACGATCAGTGACGAGGGAATCAGTGAAGCAGAGGCCGTCTCCACATATGTAGCGCCCCAAGCGATCTCCAGCATGGAATTCCACGTGATCGGAGGGTGTTTCTCAGAAGAGTCCAATGCCACACGCCTGGTGGAGAGACTCCGCACTAAAGGCTATGAGGCCTTTATCATCGATCGGCACAGAGGGCTGCATCGAGTGGCCTATGGCAGTTCTCCTGACCGGAAAGAAGCATTGGAGCTGCTCATCCGTGTGAAGGAAGAAGAGACCAGCGAAGCCTGGCTCCTCAGAAAGAAATGATCGGAATCCTTCCTTGTCCGATCTGCCGTCATACCTTTGACCTATAAATCAAAGAGAAGCGGTGGACGCACGAGAGATCAGACTGGATAAGATCAAGATCACCTTCTTGGAAAACGACCTCTGTCATTTCCATTTCACCAATACCGAAGAAGAAGCTGAAAAGGCCGATATCGTGGAACTCCATGATACCATCAAGGAGCACATGACCGTAGATAAGTGCTACATGATCATCAGCCTCGACTCTGGTGCTACAATGACTCAAGAGGCCCGTGATTATGCGGCCTCAGAGGCATTTGATGAGATCGCAGCTGCTGATGCCATCATACGGGCAGACTACAGCCACGAGATGGCCGCCAATTTCTTCATCCGCTTCAATCGTCCCCATCGCCCTGTCCGCATCTTCCCCGATATGGACCATGCTATTGCCTGGATCAATGGACTCAGGGACGGACAGGACATGGATAACAATACTTGATCATGAGAAAATCGCGCACTGCGAAAGAGACGCTGGCCACAGCGACACGCATCGTCATGCCCAATGAGACCAATACCTTGGGGAACCTCATGGGAGGGCAATTGCTCAATTGGATGGATATCAATGCCGCCATCGCGGCTCATAGGCACTGCCGCAGGGTAGTGGTCACTGCCTCTGTCAACAATGTCTCCTTTGGACGGCCGATACGCTTGGGTGATATCGTGACCATCGAGTCCAAGGTGTCGCGCGCCTTCAACTCATCGATGGAGGTCTATTCCGATGTATATGTGGAGGACCACAATTCCGGTGAGCAGATCAAATCCAACGAGTCCATCTACACCTTTGTTGCAGTGGATCAGAACGGGGCTCCCATAGAAGTGCCTGAACTCATCCCTGAGACCGACATTGAGAAAGAACGCTATGCTGCTGCGCTGAGAAGAAAGCAGCTGAGTCTGATCCTCGCAGGTAAGATGCGCCCCGATCAAGCCACCGAACTCAAAGAACTCTTCGAGGTCTGACCCATGGAGGACGCGGCTCCCAAAGG harbors:
- a CDS encoding HU-CCDC81 and SPOR domain-containing protein, which translates into the protein MDLSARISELLYHYDCVIVPDLGGFVTEYRSARIDKLLHVIHPPSKDLRFNAQLTKNDGLLAHAISQAENISHEAANAQIKEAVEGYFTELEEGRPVQFEKVGILYLDSEKNLQFSPDTSVNYLLESFRLKKVYARPVLQEVPEHQEIDVEEEIEEAVIDFEPEFEVVHEIEAEEAPGQEEEEHIPVIPLTKKEEGSGSRRWLIAAAMVPLLFYIAWVGVRSDVLRDGTIQSSDLNPFHKQVPAVYEGRTSSLDVDLNENEIPKQEALAPISTPEAPEEEFTEDLTPTESPETISDEGISEAEAVSTYVAPQAISSMEFHVIGGCFSEESNATRLVERLRTKGYEAFIIDRHRGLHRVAYGSSPDRKEALELLIRVKEEETSEAWLLRKK
- a CDS encoding acyl-CoA thioesterase, with the translated sequence MRKSRTAKETLATATRIVMPNETNTLGNLMGGQLLNWMDINAAIAAHRHCRRVVVTASVNNVSFGRPIRLGDIVTIESKVSRAFNSSMEVYSDVYVEDHNSGEQIKSNESIYTFVAVDQNGAPIEVPELIPETDIEKERYAAALRRKQLSLILAGKMRPDQATELKELFEV